Below is a window of Candidatus Hydrogenedentota bacterium DNA.
GGCGCCGCGAGAACTTCGACCGCTGGAAACTCAAGAGCGGCATCCTCAAGGCCGTCGAAAAACGCCCCATCGGACTCGAACAGGTCGACGCCCTCATCGACGAAGTCGAGCGCGAACTCTTCAACTCCACCGAACACGAAGTCCACACCGACGCCGTCGGCGAAGCCGTCATGCAAAAGCTCAAAAAGCTCGACGAAGTCGCCTACGTCCGCTTCGCCTCCGTCTACCGCCAGTTCAAAGACCTCAACGAATTCATGGGCGAACTCAAAAGCATGCTCACCTGAATCGCAACCGCATTCAGGTTTTTCCGCGCGCGCCGCCATCCCGGCGGCGCTTTTTCGTTGGCCCCCGGTGGCCACCCGCGCCAACGGAAGG
It encodes the following:
- the nrdR gene encoding transcriptional regulator NrdR, which translates into the protein MRCPFCSDTNGRVVDSRSSKEGDAIRRRRECLNCGRRFTTYERIEEVAQMVIKKDGRRENFDRWKLKSGILKAVEKRPIGLEQVDALIDEVERELFNSTEHEVHTDAVGEAVMQKLKKLDEVAYVRFASVYRQFKDLNEFMGELKSMLT